A window of the Dyadobacter pollutisoli genome harbors these coding sequences:
- a CDS encoding sialidase family protein, with amino-acid sequence MKYIRLSFVLLVAWATITSSKAQKKEGILTDEFIFEKAPFPESHASTIAETPTGLVAAWFGGTKERNPDVGIWVSRSVSGKWTAPVEVSNGIINDTLRYACWNPVLYQIPKGDLLLFYKVGPNVPKWKGYMLTSKDNGKSWSKPHALPDGFLGPIKNKPVLLSNGELWCPSSMEGNGWKVHFEVTSDFGKTWRKVGPINDGKLVNAIQPSLLLHRNGDLQILCRSQNRSIMESWSKDNGKTWSEMKASSLPNNNSGTDAVTLHDGRQLLVYNHVKPPGMEKKGPRTPLNVAISDDGKNWEAALVLEDSPISQYSYPSVIQTADGMVHVVYTWRRERIKYVKIDPSKLTSKPIIDEKWPN; translated from the coding sequence ATGAAATACATCAGATTATCATTTGTATTACTGGTCGCCTGGGCCACGATTACCTCTTCAAAAGCGCAGAAGAAAGAAGGCATTCTTACGGACGAGTTTATTTTCGAAAAAGCTCCGTTTCCTGAAAGTCACGCATCAACCATTGCTGAGACTCCTACGGGGTTAGTGGCGGCATGGTTCGGCGGTACGAAGGAGCGGAATCCTGATGTTGGCATCTGGGTAAGTCGCTCTGTGAGTGGTAAATGGACTGCTCCTGTTGAAGTAAGTAATGGTATTATTAACGACACATTGCGCTATGCTTGCTGGAACCCGGTTTTGTACCAGATTCCGAAAGGAGATCTGCTGCTTTTTTACAAAGTAGGCCCGAATGTGCCAAAATGGAAGGGGTATATGCTTACTTCCAAAGACAATGGAAAGTCATGGTCTAAACCGCATGCATTACCGGACGGTTTTTTAGGGCCGATTAAAAATAAACCTGTTTTGCTGTCAAACGGCGAGCTTTGGTGCCCGTCGAGCATGGAAGGAAATGGCTGGAAAGTGCATTTTGAGGTAACATCGGACTTTGGAAAAACCTGGCGTAAAGTAGGGCCGATTAATGATGGTAAATTGGTTAACGCCATTCAGCCAAGCCTCCTGCTGCACAGAAACGGCGATTTACAGATTTTATGCCGTAGCCAGAACCGGTCTATTATGGAATCCTGGTCAAAGGACAATGGTAAAACCTGGTCGGAAATGAAGGCTTCGAGCCTGCCGAATAATAACTCGGGAACGGATGCTGTGACGCTGCATGATGGTCGGCAACTTTTGGTTTATAATCACGTGAAACCACCAGGAATGGAGAAGAAAGGCCCGCGTACCCCGCTGAATGTGGCGATCTCGGATGATGGTAAAAATTGGGAAGCGGCGCTCGTGCTGGAAGATTCTCCGATCAGCCAGTACTCGTATCCTTCTGTGATCCAGACCGCCGACGGGATGGTGCACGTGGTTTATACCTGGCGCAGGGAGCGCATCAAATACGTGAAAATCGATCCTTCGAAATTGACATCAAAACCTATAATTGACGAGAAATGGCCGAATTGA
- a CDS encoding sugar phosphate isomerase/epimerase family protein, with the protein MAELNEKMQVARLTKSSRLGKSLVGRRTFIRNMVALSLLPSLTWAASNRKKKPRYKIAVIDLMILKRQKLSALPLAKEIGADGLEVDMGGLGTRETFDNKLADPEVRKQYIEKLKELNLEICSLAMTGFYAQSFAKREGVEKMVSDCITTMQQLNVQVAFLPLGVQGDLVKNPELRPLIVERLKMIAPLAEKAGVTIGIETALNATEEVKLLKEVGSKAIQIYFNFSNALEGGRDVCEELKILGKDRICQIHCTDKDGVWLENNTRLDMKKVKSTLDKIGWKGWLVIERSRDANKPQDVRGNFGANTAYMKSIFQPV; encoded by the coding sequence ATGGCCGAATTGAATGAGAAGATGCAAGTAGCGAGACTTACCAAGTCTTCAAGACTTGGCAAGTCTTTGGTCGGAAGACGAACATTTATTCGCAATATGGTAGCCCTATCCCTATTGCCTTCCCTGACTTGGGCAGCGTCAAATAGGAAAAAGAAACCTCGCTACAAAATTGCGGTCATTGATCTGATGATACTCAAACGTCAGAAATTGAGTGCATTACCATTAGCGAAAGAGATCGGTGCCGACGGACTGGAAGTGGATATGGGTGGATTGGGAACGCGCGAAACTTTTGACAACAAACTGGCCGATCCGGAAGTCAGGAAGCAATACATTGAAAAATTGAAGGAGCTCAATCTGGAAATTTGTTCGTTGGCCATGACCGGTTTCTACGCACAATCATTTGCAAAAAGAGAGGGCGTTGAAAAAATGGTATCTGACTGCATTACTACCATGCAGCAGCTGAATGTGCAGGTAGCATTCCTGCCGCTGGGTGTTCAGGGAGATCTGGTTAAAAACCCGGAACTAAGACCATTGATTGTGGAAAGACTGAAAATGATAGCGCCTCTGGCTGAAAAAGCGGGGGTCACCATTGGAATTGAAACTGCTTTGAATGCTACGGAAGAAGTAAAACTGCTGAAAGAAGTGGGGTCAAAAGCGATACAGATCTATTTTAACTTTTCCAATGCGCTGGAAGGCGGAAGGGACGTCTGCGAAGAGCTCAAAATTCTTGGCAAAGACCGGATTTGTCAGATTCACTGCACAGACAAGGACGGTGTATGGCTTGAAAATAACACACGGCTGGATATGAAAAAGGTGAAAAGCACTTTGGACAAAATAGGTTGGAAAGGCTGGTTGGTGATAGAAAGATCGAGAGATGCCAACAAGCCGCAGGACGTGAGAGGTAATTTTGGTGCTAATACTGCCTACATGAAATCCATATTTCAGCCAGTGTAA
- a CDS encoding DUF5703 domain-containing protein, which yields MSKPPLLRLLFFCLIIFCAGNVTGQTFSAEMYDLKWKSQSTNSGESMPCGGGDIGLNVWVEKGDILFYMSRSGTLDENNVFPKLGRVRIKLYPNPFEAGSSFEQELKLKEGYVLITGQKGNLRANVKIWVDVFRPVVQVEVSSSKPVQMVAAYESWRTRDRELKGLEKNSSSFKWVKEKVVVFKDSIQVSKNGVLFYHRNRDSTVFDKIVTQQKLDPVKLQLWNPLKGLTYGGFMTGNNMVRDESDRRALGKYASIDFQSFKLKSKTASRSHRLNVYLHIGQTESIDQWKKGLGNVQKEALLAENQSRQKTLDWWKQYWEKSHIALNISKVDHSSPVWQVGRNYQLFRYMLGCNAFGTLPTKFNGGLFTYDPVFVDSAYKFSPDHRNWGGGTFTAQNQRLVYGPMLKSGDSEWMKPQFEFYQKALGNAEIRTKHYWGHGGPSFTEQMEYFGLPNYAEYGSKRPADFDPGLEFNPWLEYLWDTSLEFCFMILEKHRFTREDISRYLRLIESCVDFFDEHYQYLASKRSAKTLDQNGKLVLYPGSSAETYKMAYNSTTTIAGLTSVLDRLIQLQSPTIDGSTRAKWIAQRKRIPPLSFREMEGHKTIAPAQAWERIQNTEIPQLYPVFPFGMYGIGQPDLNVAINTWKYDTDAIKNRNYTSWHQDNIFCARLGLTEEAAALTIKKLQDSGRRFPAFWGPGHDWVPDHNWGGSGMIGLQEMLMQTVTDTIYLFPAWPKEWDVNFKLHAPYQTIVEGELKNGILVNLYVIPESRRKDIVVLSDVKLK from the coding sequence ATGTCAAAACCTCCATTGCTTCGACTTCTGTTTTTTTGCCTGATTATTTTTTGTGCGGGTAATGTCACAGGCCAGACATTTTCGGCAGAGATGTATGATCTCAAATGGAAAAGCCAGAGCACTAATTCGGGTGAGTCGATGCCTTGTGGTGGCGGGGATATTGGTCTGAATGTGTGGGTTGAAAAGGGTGATATCCTTTTTTACATGTCGCGCAGCGGCACATTGGACGAAAACAATGTTTTTCCTAAATTGGGTAGGGTACGTATCAAGCTTTATCCAAATCCTTTTGAAGCTGGTTCATCATTTGAGCAGGAATTGAAATTGAAGGAGGGATATGTGCTGATTACCGGTCAAAAGGGAAACCTGCGGGCGAATGTAAAGATTTGGGTGGACGTGTTTCGCCCGGTGGTGCAGGTGGAAGTGAGTAGTAGCAAGCCGGTACAGATGGTGGCAGCGTATGAAAGCTGGCGGACCCGGGATCGGGAATTAAAAGGACTTGAAAAGAATTCGAGCTCTTTTAAATGGGTGAAAGAGAAAGTTGTTGTTTTTAAAGACAGCATACAAGTCAGCAAAAATGGTGTACTGTTTTATCATAGAAACCGTGATTCTACGGTTTTTGACAAGATTGTCACCCAGCAGAAACTGGATCCCGTCAAGTTGCAACTTTGGAATCCGCTAAAAGGACTGACCTACGGCGGATTCATGACGGGAAATAATATGGTACGGGATGAATCGGACCGTCGGGCTTTGGGAAAATATGCCAGTATTGATTTCCAATCTTTTAAACTCAAAAGCAAAACCGCTTCTCGCAGTCACCGGCTTAACGTTTATCTGCATATTGGCCAAACTGAAAGCATTGATCAATGGAAAAAAGGGTTGGGAAACGTTCAAAAGGAAGCCCTGCTTGCTGAAAACCAATCGCGTCAAAAAACACTGGACTGGTGGAAGCAATACTGGGAAAAGAGCCATATTGCACTGAATATTTCGAAGGTAGATCATAGTTCTCCGGTATGGCAGGTGGGGCGCAACTATCAGCTCTTTCGCTACATGCTGGGTTGTAATGCTTTTGGAACTTTGCCTACGAAATTTAATGGCGGATTGTTTACCTACGATCCTGTTTTCGTCGACTCAGCATACAAATTCAGTCCTGATCACCGGAACTGGGGCGGCGGCACTTTCACCGCCCAGAACCAGCGGCTTGTTTACGGTCCAATGCTGAAAAGTGGTGATTCTGAATGGATGAAGCCACAATTCGAATTTTATCAAAAGGCATTGGGCAACGCAGAAATTCGTACTAAACATTACTGGGGACATGGCGGGCCATCATTTACCGAGCAAATGGAATACTTCGGTCTGCCCAACTATGCGGAGTACGGTTCCAAAAGACCGGCCGATTTTGATCCCGGTTTGGAGTTCAATCCCTGGCTGGAATACCTCTGGGACACTTCTCTTGAATTTTGTTTCATGATCCTCGAAAAACACCGTTTTACCCGGGAAGACATCAGTCGCTATCTGCGGCTCATTGAAAGCTGTGTTGACTTTTTCGACGAACATTATCAGTATCTGGCTAGCAAAAGAAGCGCAAAAACACTGGACCAGAATGGAAAGTTGGTGTTGTACCCCGGATCCTCCGCTGAAACATATAAAATGGCTTATAATTCGACCACCACGATTGCAGGCCTTACCAGCGTGCTGGACAGACTCATTCAATTGCAAAGCCCAACGATAGACGGAAGCACACGTGCTAAATGGATTGCGCAGCGCAAACGGATTCCGCCGCTCAGTTTCCGGGAAATGGAGGGACATAAAACCATAGCGCCCGCACAAGCCTGGGAAAGGATACAGAACACTGAGATTCCGCAGCTATACCCGGTTTTTCCTTTCGGGATGTATGGAATCGGCCAGCCTGACCTGAATGTGGCGATTAATACCTGGAAGTACGATACGGATGCGATCAAAAACCGGAACTATACCAGCTGGCACCAGGACAATATCTTTTGCGCTAGATTAGGCCTTACCGAAGAAGCTGCTGCTTTGACCATTAAAAAATTGCAAGATTCAGGCCGGCGTTTTCCAGCTTTCTGGGGCCCGGGCCACGATTGGGTTCCAGACCACAATTGGGGCGGTTCTGGGATGATTGGATTGCAGGAGATGCTCATGCAGACGGTTACTGATACTATTTATCTCTTCCCGGCCTGGCCAAAAGAGTGGGACGTTAATTTCAAACTGCACGCACCTTACCAAACCATCGTGGAAGGAGAGTTGAAAAATGGAATTCTGGTGAACCTGTATGTCATCCCGGAATCACGGCGTAAAGACATTGTAGTATTAAGCGACGTCAAATTGAAATGA
- a CDS encoding FGGY family carbohydrate kinase — translation MTGSFVLAIDQGTSSTKSLIFDESGRAVARGTEPLHTMYLDGGFVEQNPVGIYENVLASVQKCLTDFKNNGGDVREIRSCGISNQRETFVIWDENGEPLHNAVVWQCKRSTAVCDDLKEKGFENAVRQKTGLLIDPYFSGTKVIWLSENVEKVREAISNGNAFFGTIDTWLLYMLTNGKAYLTDHTNASRTLFFNLKTLSWDHELIEQFGLSGLKLPAIQASSSEFGSTDFNGLLPYKLVVTAMVGDSHAAAFGEGCFAPGIAKATMGTGSSILMNIGNEPRQSQQGMVTTIGWSTENHVEYALEGVIVTCGATIEWLKNNLGIFQDSKETEQMARSVNDSNGVYLVPAFSGLGAPHWDMNRKASITGLTFDCNKNHIVRAALESIPYQIKDVITAMESDTGVLLQELKIDGGLTSNQFVVQLLADLLGKPVVTMGLPEVSALGAAYLSGLKSGVFRSLEHLKKLDEEQAYTNPIGDTAYAGKGYAGWQEAVKV, via the coding sequence ATGACAGGTTCCTTTGTTTTAGCCATTGATCAGGGTACCAGCAGTACCAAAAGCCTCATTTTCGATGAAAGTGGCCGGGCGGTTGCGCGAGGTACGGAGCCATTGCATACCATGTATCTGGATGGAGGATTTGTCGAGCAAAACCCGGTTGGTATTTATGAAAACGTACTCGCTTCGGTTCAAAAGTGCCTGACAGACTTTAAAAACAATGGAGGTGACGTCCGTGAGATACGTTCCTGCGGGATTTCTAATCAGCGGGAGACGTTTGTGATTTGGGATGAAAATGGCGAACCGCTGCACAATGCAGTGGTGTGGCAATGCAAACGGTCGACCGCGGTTTGTGACGACTTGAAAGAAAAAGGATTTGAAAATGCCGTAAGGCAGAAGACCGGATTGTTGATTGATCCTTATTTTTCCGGTACCAAGGTAATTTGGTTGAGCGAAAATGTAGAAAAAGTAAGAGAAGCGATTTCGAATGGAAATGCCTTTTTCGGGACGATTGATACCTGGCTTCTTTATATGCTGACGAACGGGAAAGCGTATCTGACCGATCATACCAATGCTTCCCGCACACTGTTTTTCAACTTGAAGACACTTTCGTGGGACCATGAATTGATTGAGCAATTTGGCCTGTCGGGTTTGAAATTACCTGCTATTCAGGCTTCATCTAGTGAATTTGGGTCAACGGATTTTAATGGCCTGCTTCCGTACAAACTGGTTGTAACCGCGATGGTGGGTGACTCACATGCGGCGGCATTTGGTGAAGGCTGCTTTGCGCCGGGTATTGCCAAGGCAACGATGGGTACCGGCTCTTCCATTCTCATGAACATTGGAAATGAGCCGCGGCAATCGCAGCAAGGTATGGTGACGACGATTGGATGGAGTACTGAAAATCATGTGGAGTATGCATTGGAAGGCGTAATCGTAACTTGCGGGGCTACCATTGAATGGCTAAAAAACAACCTGGGTATTTTTCAGGATAGTAAGGAAACGGAACAAATGGCTCGGTCAGTGAATGACAGCAATGGCGTTTACCTTGTTCCTGCATTCAGCGGGCTGGGCGCCCCGCATTGGGATATGAACCGAAAAGCTTCCATTACCGGCCTGACCTTCGATTGCAATAAAAACCACATTGTTCGTGCCGCGCTTGAATCTATTCCGTATCAGATCAAAGATGTGATCACCGCAATGGAGTCCGACACGGGCGTTTTATTGCAGGAGCTAAAAATCGATGGCGGGCTTACTTCCAATCAATTTGTGGTACAGCTTCTCGCCGATCTGCTTGGTAAGCCGGTCGTTACCATGGGATTGCCGGAAGTGTCGGCGCTGGGTGCTGCTTATCTTTCTGGGTTAAAATCAGGGGTTTTTAGAAGTTTGGAGCATTTGAAGAAGCTTGATGAGGAGCAGGCTTATACTAATCCGATTGGCGATACCGCTTATGCCGGGAAAGGTTATGCTGGCTGGCAGGAAGCGGTTAAAGTATAG
- a CDS encoding DUF5060 domain-containing protein: MKSPILFLLLFLSIQFCVLAQEQVQRWDRFEITLAGPQNGNPFTDITLAAEFTLGTEKIRVNGFYDGGGSFKIRFMPQKTGQWKYKTISNSKVLNAKTGSFTCIEPQEGNHGPVQVADTYHFKYADGKRYYPFGTTLYAWTHQPQQLEEITLKTLENAPFNKVRMCVFPKYYSNVENEPEFYPYVKTGETKDSKGKTKFTWDLSRFDPDFFKHLEKRIDDLKTIGIEADIIIFHPYDKGHWGFDSLGKENDLRYIQYLTARLSSFRNVWWSMANEFDYIKTKPRDVWDTYTKAVVAADPYKHLCSIHNGSVYYDNWKPEFTHVSIQNGSTVEDFGRATLLRDVFFRPMIYDEVCYEGDLPQRWGHLSGEEMTAAFWHGVIAGTYVTHGETYKNAGDTIFWAKGGRLIGSSPARIGFLRKILEAAPGPLELADPWKDHQTATADSSYYLVYFGKEIKSEWTFNLPKKAGPRANRKFAVELIDTWNMAITKLPDIFETAEPTDYRIFDKNHKSIRLPARPYLALRIVEVKM, from the coding sequence ATGAAGTCACCAATCCTGTTCTTACTACTTTTTCTTAGTATTCAATTTTGCGTACTGGCCCAGGAGCAAGTTCAACGCTGGGACCGGTTTGAGATCACACTAGCTGGTCCGCAAAATGGCAATCCTTTCACTGACATTACCTTAGCAGCAGAATTCACGCTGGGTACTGAAAAAATCAGGGTCAATGGATTTTATGATGGAGGCGGGAGTTTCAAGATTCGTTTTATGCCTCAAAAAACAGGTCAATGGAAGTATAAAACCATCAGTAACAGCAAAGTGCTGAATGCTAAAACTGGCTCATTTACCTGCATTGAACCACAGGAAGGTAATCACGGGCCCGTACAGGTAGCTGATACTTACCATTTTAAATACGCCGACGGAAAACGTTATTATCCTTTCGGCACGACATTATATGCCTGGACGCATCAGCCGCAGCAACTGGAAGAGATTACATTGAAGACATTGGAGAACGCGCCGTTCAACAAAGTTAGGATGTGTGTTTTTCCCAAATATTATTCCAATGTCGAAAATGAGCCGGAGTTTTATCCCTATGTTAAAACCGGTGAAACGAAGGATAGCAAAGGAAAAACAAAGTTTACCTGGGATCTTTCCAGATTTGACCCGGACTTTTTCAAGCATCTCGAAAAACGAATTGATGACTTGAAAACCATTGGTATTGAGGCTGATATCATTATTTTTCATCCCTATGACAAAGGACATTGGGGGTTTGACAGCCTTGGGAAAGAAAATGACCTGCGCTACATTCAGTATCTGACTGCCCGGCTTTCTTCTTTCCGGAATGTGTGGTGGTCTATGGCCAATGAATTTGACTACATTAAAACCAAACCCCGCGATGTTTGGGATACTTATACCAAAGCAGTTGTCGCCGCAGATCCTTACAAACACCTTTGCTCCATTCACAACGGAAGTGTCTATTATGATAACTGGAAACCCGAATTTACCCACGTAAGCATTCAGAACGGTTCAACGGTTGAGGATTTCGGCAGGGCTACGCTGCTGCGTGACGTATTTTTCAGGCCAATGATCTATGATGAAGTGTGTTACGAGGGCGATCTGCCGCAGCGCTGGGGGCATTTGAGCGGGGAAGAAATGACGGCGGCTTTCTGGCACGGCGTGATCGCAGGTACGTATGTGACCCATGGGGAAACCTATAAAAATGCCGGCGACACCATTTTTTGGGCGAAAGGTGGAAGGCTGATCGGTAGTAGTCCTGCCAGAATCGGATTTTTACGGAAAATATTGGAAGCGGCTCCCGGGCCTCTTGAACTGGCTGATCCCTGGAAAGATCATCAAACCGCAACGGCTGATAGCAGCTACTATCTGGTCTATTTTGGGAAAGAAATTAAATCGGAATGGACATTCAATTTACCCAAAAAAGCAGGGCCGCGTGCCAATCGTAAATTCGCTGTCGAGCTGATAGACACCTGGAATATGGCGATCACAAAGCTTCCGGACATTTTTGAAACCGCAGAACCGACCGACTACCGTATCTTTGACAAGAACCACAAATCTATCCGCCTGCCAGCCAGGCCATATTTGGCGTTGAGGATTGTGGAGGTCAAAATGTAA
- a CDS encoding YchJ family protein, which translates to MKTCFCGSDQPYSRCCGPIIKGTLKATSAEKLMRSRYSAYVMGAVDYLFETTHSSQRAGLFKKDIEQWAKTNNWQKLEVLHADTFTVEFKAYYTDRKGKKQVHHEKSTFVFENDSWYYVEAI; encoded by the coding sequence ATGAAAACCTGTTTTTGCGGTTCTGATCAGCCTTATTCGCGGTGTTGTGGGCCTATTATTAAAGGTACGTTGAAGGCGACTTCGGCTGAGAAGTTGATGCGATCGCGGTATAGCGCGTATGTGATGGGCGCGGTTGACTACCTTTTTGAGACGACCCACAGTTCCCAGAGAGCAGGTCTTTTCAAAAAAGATATTGAGCAGTGGGCCAAAACGAACAATTGGCAAAAGCTAGAAGTGCTTCACGCTGATACCTTTACCGTCGAATTCAAGGCCTACTACACCGACAGAAAAGGCAAAAAGCAGGTCCATCACGAAAAGTCTACATTTGTTTTTGAAAATGATAGCTGGTACTATGTCGAGGCTATTTAG
- a CDS encoding SusC/RagA family TonB-linked outer membrane protein — MKKFLPIILALILVVPVVDAQTLTVKGRVTGVSDADPLPGVSVVIKGTQRGTTTNAEGGFQIDVPDQATVLVFSFVGYKSIEETVGARTDFSVKLSPENKSLEEVVVVGYGTQSKRAVTGAVISINYDKFKDRSFSNVTQSLAGTLPGVNISQSQGAPGASPVIKIRGVSSITAGTNPLIVVDGVPLENFNLNLINPQDIESVEVLKDASSAAIYGSRGSSGVILVTTKMGKPGKVNVSANVEYGSQKVVRRVKMMDAQQFIETYVDAKNNAWTAQGGKASDQNSVRPSTLKIPEDFVNNPQQFGKGTNWQDVMFRTAPSVTAQLSVSGGTEKTQYMFSAAYLDQTAVLDRNYYKRLAVRSNVKTAISNKLTVGLNLGITSIFDRTEGTQGKSDVISLGLQSNPHFPVYNENGNLGYRDPNSTWFRFTSFADMNLWHPYSLTREVDKGRKSFNTLATGFLEYEVVDNLRFRTSISGNLYNMRNSFYWNDKQGYGYSAVLAAQGNSGDSYMLNWLSENTLTYDKKFGEHALTGLLGYTIQKQRDETMYVAANNFPNDLVHTLNAGTVTAGNTTASEWSLLSYLARVQYNFKNKYFVTGAIRRDGMSRFGEANKWGYFPSVSAGWLISDEAFMSALPAVNNLKLRASYGVTGNNQIPNYGSISLLAAAPYVNGTNLANGLKVSGLANSRLKWEKTDQFNVGVDLGMFNNRLNVSAEYYNSITRDMLLFVPIPDITGFSSQLTNIGKMRNRGVELNISSKNLTGDFTWTTDFNVSRNRNKVLQLGPGNAPIQYVDNVVTVRTEVGQPVSNFYGYVFDGVFNNQSEIDAYPHHASTTPGDPKVRDVNGDGKISDADRTVLGNYQPDFIAGITNTVGYKGFELSFLFQGSFGGEIANNNVRYLGTWDNGRNFFASMYNYWRSESEPGDGKHFKPTVNYLGLQKQFSSYWVEDASFVRLRNVRVSYGLPAKWTNKLKVSSARIYVNAENVHLFSKYTGYDPENTTYGTTSYSSSMETAGNYSSGNAPVPGAFQGVDYGSYPLPRVITVGIKADF; from the coding sequence ATGAAAAAATTCTTACCTATCATCCTGGCATTGATACTGGTCGTACCGGTCGTTGATGCGCAGACCCTGACGGTCAAAGGCAGGGTAACGGGCGTAAGCGACGCGGATCCCCTGCCGGGTGTGAGCGTCGTGATCAAAGGCACACAGCGCGGAACGACCACCAATGCGGAGGGAGGTTTTCAAATTGATGTGCCAGACCAGGCTACTGTGCTGGTTTTCAGTTTTGTAGGTTATAAATCGATCGAAGAGACCGTTGGCGCAAGAACTGATTTCTCAGTCAAACTTTCTCCTGAAAACAAGTCGCTGGAAGAAGTGGTGGTAGTAGGTTACGGAACGCAAAGCAAACGTGCGGTGACCGGGGCAGTTATTTCAATTAATTACGATAAATTCAAAGACCGCTCGTTCAGCAATGTAACGCAATCGCTCGCCGGTACTTTGCCGGGTGTCAATATTTCGCAGTCGCAGGGTGCGCCCGGCGCGTCGCCGGTGATCAAAATCCGCGGGGTGAGCTCCATTACTGCCGGTACCAATCCGCTGATCGTGGTGGACGGGGTGCCATTGGAAAATTTTAACCTGAACCTCATTAATCCCCAGGACATTGAATCGGTGGAAGTGCTAAAAGACGCCTCATCGGCTGCTATTTACGGTTCCAGGGGATCAAGCGGTGTGATTTTGGTAACTACTAAAATGGGCAAACCGGGTAAGGTGAATGTCAGTGCCAATGTGGAGTATGGAAGTCAGAAAGTGGTCAGACGTGTCAAAATGATGGATGCGCAGCAGTTTATTGAGACATATGTAGATGCTAAAAACAATGCATGGACGGCGCAGGGAGGTAAGGCCAGCGACCAGAACAGTGTGCGGCCGTCGACATTGAAAATCCCCGAGGATTTCGTCAATAATCCACAGCAATTCGGAAAAGGTACCAACTGGCAGGACGTCATGTTCAGGACGGCTCCGTCCGTGACTGCCCAGCTTTCAGTTTCCGGTGGTACCGAGAAAACGCAGTATATGTTCTCGGCAGCTTACCTCGATCAAACCGCCGTTTTGGACCGAAACTATTATAAGAGACTGGCCGTGCGTTCGAACGTCAAAACTGCCATTAGTAACAAATTGACAGTTGGATTGAACCTCGGTATTACCTCGATTTTTGACCGCACAGAAGGTACGCAAGGTAAAAGTGACGTGATCAGTTTGGGTTTACAAAGCAATCCGCATTTCCCGGTTTATAACGAAAATGGCAATCTGGGCTACCGTGACCCCAATTCTACCTGGTTTCGGTTTACCTCTTTTGCAGATATGAACCTCTGGCATCCCTACTCGCTGACCCGCGAAGTGGACAAAGGAAGGAAGTCATTTAATACGCTGGCAACCGGATTTCTGGAATACGAAGTGGTCGACAATCTGCGGTTTCGCACCAGTATCAGCGGCAACCTTTATAATATGCGCAATTCATTTTATTGGAATGATAAACAGGGTTATGGCTACTCGGCAGTACTGGCAGCACAAGGCAACTCAGGCGACAGCTATATGCTGAACTGGCTGAGTGAAAACACATTGACCTACGACAAGAAGTTTGGAGAACACGCATTGACCGGACTTTTGGGCTACACTATTCAGAAACAGCGGGACGAAACCATGTACGTAGCGGCCAACAATTTTCCGAACGATCTCGTGCATACATTGAACGCGGGAACGGTTACTGCGGGAAATACAACGGCTAGCGAATGGTCGCTGCTATCGTACCTGGCGCGTGTTCAGTATAATTTCAAAAACAAATATTTCGTCACAGGAGCCATTCGTCGTGACGGTATGTCGCGGTTTGGCGAGGCCAACAAATGGGGGTATTTCCCTTCTGTATCGGCTGGCTGGCTGATTTCGGATGAGGCATTTATGTCAGCGCTTCCGGCCGTTAACAATCTCAAACTGAGGGCAAGCTATGGTGTGACGGGTAACAACCAGATCCCCAATTATGGCTCGATCAGCCTGCTAGCTGCTGCACCTTATGTGAACGGAACGAATTTGGCCAATGGATTGAAAGTCAGTGGACTTGCCAACTCGCGGTTAAAGTGGGAGAAGACGGATCAGTTTAACGTAGGCGTGGATCTGGGCATGTTCAATAATCGCTTGAATGTGTCTGCGGAATACTACAATTCTATTACCCGCGACATGCTCTTATTTGTTCCAATCCCTGACATTACTGGCTTTTCTTCCCAATTGACAAACATTGGAAAAATGCGCAACCGGGGCGTTGAACTGAATATTTCGAGCAAAAATTTGACCGGCGACTTCACCTGGACTACTGATTTCAATGTATCCCGCAACCGCAATAAAGTGCTGCAATTAGGCCCTGGAAATGCACCCATTCAATATGTAGACAATGTGGTGACGGTGCGGACGGAAGTAGGCCAGCCGGTTTCCAATTTCTATGGCTATGTCTTCGACGGAGTCTTCAATAATCAATCTGAAATCGATGCCTATCCGCACCATGCGAGCACAACACCGGGCGACCCGAAAGTGCGCGACGTGAATGGCGATGGAAAAATCTCAGACGCGGACCGCACGGTTTTAGGTAATTATCAGCCTGATTTTATAGCTGGTATCACCAATACAGTGGGTTATAAAGGTTTTGAGCTTTCGTTTTTGTTTCAGGGATCGTTCGGCGGAGAAATTGCTAATAACAATGTCCGGTACCTGGGTACCTGGGACAATGGGCGGAATTTCTTCGCGAGCATGTACAACTATTGGCGCTCCGAAAGTGAGCCGGGTGATGGCAAACACTTCAAACCGACGGTCAATTATCTGGGGCTACAGAAACAATTTTCTTCCTATTGGGTCGAAGACGCCTCTTTTGTTCGTCTCAGAAATGTGCGGGTATCTTATGGTTTACCTGCCAAATGGACCAATAAATTGAAAGTGAGCAGCGCCAGGATTTATGTCAATGCTGAGAATGTGCATTTGTTCAGCAAGTACACGGGTTATGATCCTGAAAACACTACTTACGGAACTACCTCGTACAGCAGCAGCATGGAAACTGCGGGCAATTACAGCAGTGGTAATGCGCCGGTACCCGGTGCTTTCCAGGGTGTGGATTATGGCTCGTATCCATTGCCAAGGGTGATTACGGTTGGTATCAAGGCTGATTTTTAA